GATCAAGGGCAGCTCCAGCCTGGGGAGGTCGACAGCCCCGGCACCCGCAGGGGAACATGCAAGAAGGACCCACACGATCATGCCAGCGAGCGCAGGGTACAGAAGTCTTCTCACTTTGGACACAGATGGCTCCCCCCCTTCTCAAATCTTTGAGCCGTGCGATTACGGTCACCGATCTGGGCCGGGCCTCCGAAGAGAGCCCCAGTTATGGCCTCCGCAGAACGACGCGTCATCTCGACAAGTTCGGGTATCCGCCCCGGCGTGAAGTCGCTGCTAGGTCCGCTCACACTCAGCGACGCCACCACCTCCCCGATCCTTCCCCTCACTGCAACTCCCAGCGCGGCAACGCCCGGGTCAAGCTCCCCGAAACTCAGGGCGTACCCCCGCTGCCTCGTGAGCGCCAGCTCCTCGAGCAGCAGATCTCCGCTGACGAACGTGTTTTCAGTGAACCTGGTCAGGCCGTTTCGGATTACTCGATCCACTTCCTCAGGAGGCATATGTGCCAGAAGGACGCGCGCGGAGGCCCCGGCGTGCAATGGGCTCCTCCTCCCGACTTCGAACGTGACTTTGAGAGGCCCCGGACTATCCACCCGCCCGATGCATACCGCCTGCCCATCCTCCTCCATGGTCAAGAAGACGGACGTGGAGGTGAGCCTGGACAGCTCCTGCATGACGGGCGTGGCGACTCTTCTGATCTCCTCACCAGGCAAGACCAAGGCCCCCAAATCGAAGACCGCGTACCCCAGGCGAAACCGCCTGTCTTCCGGGTTCTGCTTCAGGAAGCCCCTCGACACGAGAGTGATGACACACCGCCGCACGATACTCTTGTGGATCCCAAGTTCTGCTGAGAGTTCAGCCACACTCCACTCACGCCTTTGAGGCGTGAAGCACAGCAAGATGTCCAGAATTCGCCCAGCAGACTGAAGGGCTTCAGGTTCGGAGACACGTACCTCTCTAGGAAGACTCATGTTCTCGGGCGTCAGTGGCCCCGTCTGGCCGGAACCTCCGCCCATCTCACTCCTTTCCACGGTAGTGAGTGGTTCGCTGAGCGAATCATGGATTCTTTGAGCGATACACAGGTATTCTCCATCGGGCCGCGGATTCCTGCCGGGTGGGGAAAAATGCGACACTTTCCGCTGCGACCGCGGCAACGTGACACAGCGCCGTGCGGCGGATCGCACGGCGCTGGCTCCTGCTTTCGTCCTATTCTCGTCTTGATCTCACCTTGCGCTGCACATCCCTCACACCCGGCGAATCAAGCTTCCCGCCAGCTTCCCGTAGCCGTCCCCTCGGGTCGTCGGCCCAAGGAGTCCTACACAAACCCGCCCCGCGCGGCTATGTCCCACACCGTCTCCACCGCGCCGTTTCTGATTCCGTAGTAGGTGT
This DNA window, taken from Bacillota bacterium, encodes the following:
- a CDS encoding IclR family transcriptional regulator; the encoded protein is MSLPREVRVSEPEALQSAGRILDILLCFTPQRREWSVAELSAELGIHKSIVRRCVITLVSRGFLKQNPEDRRFRLGYAVFDLGALVLPGEEIRRVATPVMQELSRLTSTSVFLTMEEDGQAVCIGRVDSPGPLKVTFEVGRRSPLHAGASARVLLAHMPPEEVDRVIRNGLTRFTENTFVSGDLLLEELALTRQRGYALSFGELDPGVAALGVAVRGRIGEVVASLSVSGPSSDFTPGRIPELVEMTRRSAEAITGALFGGPAQIGDRNRTAQRFEKGGSHLCPK